One Geitlerinema sp. PCC 9228 genomic window, CAGCTACCAATGGCGATCGTGCCAACAACACCGCCACGGCGGAAACTGCGGAAAATCCCCAAGAAAGCGAAACGGAAGCCCCAGCCAATGGCAACGGATTCCAAGCCGTAGGTACCCTGGCTGCTCTAGATGCGGAAGGTCGGCTAGCAGCCACCATCAACGAAACCCCCATTATTGTCGTTCGCCATCCCGACAACCCCGAACAACTGTTTGCCTCCAACGCCACTTGCCCCCACCGGGAGTGCGAAGTGGAATGGCAAACGGAAGCCCAGCAATTTTCTTGCCCCTGCCACGGTTCCGAATTTGCTTTTGACGGTGCCGTTTTGGAAGGACCGGCCCGGGAACCCCTAGCTACTTACGAAACCAAGGTAGAGGGGGAAGAAGTTTTAGTGAAAGTTAGCTAAAATCGCCGGCAATTGCTGTTTTTCTTAGAAGCTCCCTCGCAGACAGATGGCGAATTTTGATGTTACGTTAAGAGCCGAAAACATATATCTGCTTCTAGTTTTTGTCCTTCTCTTGATTATTGAAGTGTTTTTATGGCTCAAAAAACAGCCCTCCCTTTGCCTCCCGGAGATTTAGGCGCGCCTATTCTTGGCAAGACCGTAAGCTTTTTACGGGATTCGGAATTTGCTAAGAAGCGCCATCAAAGTTACGGACCCATTTTTAAAACCCGCTTGTTTGGCAAGCCCACTGTATTTATCAAAGGGGCCGAAGCCAATCGCTTTGTTCTGACCAACGAAAATAAATATTTTTCCGTTACCTGGCCCCCCAGTACGAAAGCTTTGCTGGGACCGTTGGCGTTGGCCTTGCAAACCGGAGGGCATCACCAACAACGCCGAAAGCTGTTAAGCCAGGCTTTTAAACCCAGAGCTTTGGATGGTTACATCGAAACCATGGAAGCCATCACCCAGGAGTATTTGCGGGATTGGGAACAACAAAAAACGTTGACCTGGTATCCACAATTAAGAAACTATACGTTGGATATTGCTTGTAAGCTGTTCGTGGGGATAGACCGGGGTAGCCAAAGCCAATTGGGGAATTTATTTGAAACTTGGGTGCAAGGTTTGTTTTCTTTGCCCTTACGCCTTCCGGGAACGAAATTCTATCGAGCGTGGCAAAGTCGCCGCCAATTGTTGGTGGAACTGGAAAATATTATCCAGCAGCGCCCACAACAAGAAGATTGGGGCAACGATGCTTTGGGATTGCTGCTGCAAGCTGAGGATGAAAACGGCGATCGCTTGAGCATGGCAGAATTAAAAGACCAAATTCTGTTGCTATTGTTTGCCGGCCACGAAACCCTCACCTCCTCCCTCGCCTCGTTTTGTTCCTTAATGGCACAACATCCAGGTATTTTCGCCAAAGCCAGAGCCGAACAAGAACAATTCCCTGCCAGCGAACCTTTAACCTTAGACAAACTCAAACAGATGACCTATCTGGAACAGGTATTGCAGGAAGTTCTGCGTCTCATTCCGCCAGTTGGCGGTGGTTTTCGAGAAGTCTTGCAAGAGTGCCATTTTCACGGCTATCGCATTCCCCAAGGCTGGAACGTACTTTATGAAATCGACCAAACCCATCAGGATCTTCGGGTATACCCGCAGCCGGAACGATTTGACCCCAATCGCTTTCATGGTTCTGAGAAAGGCAAACAGTTTAGTTACGTTCCTTTTGGTGGCGGTGTCCGCGAATGTTTGGGTAAAGAATTTGCCCGGTTGGAAATGAAAATTTTTGCCACCCATTTGCTGCGCAACTATCAATGGGAACTGCTTGACGAAAAGGCTTTAGAGATTGTTTCTACACCGACACCTCGTCCTCGGGATGGGTTGCGGGTGAACTTCCATCGCCTTGATGCTTCCTAGCCATGCTGCCAATCTTCCCCAGAAAGGGAAGGGTTGATTTATCCTAGAAAAGGAATTGGTTAATGTTCCTTTACAATTTCTCATGAAATGTATTATCAATCGCCGAGCGCAGTTTTCTGCCAGCCATCGGTATTGGCTGCCGGAACTTAGCGAAGCAGAAAACCGAGATTTATTTGGCCCCGTTGCTAATTTTCCCGGACACGGACACAACTACGTGCTGTACGTTTCCATGGTGGGCGAATTGGACGAATACGGCATGGTCCTCAACCTGTCAGAGGTCAAGCACGTCATTCGTCAGGAAATCACCGAGCAGCTGGATTTTTCCCATCTCAACGATGTTTGGCCGGAATTCCAGCAAACCTTGCCAACCACGGAAAATTTAGCCCGTAGTATTTGGCACCGTTTGTCCCCTCACTTACCCTTGGTCAAAATTCAAGTCTACGAACACCCGCAACTTTGGGCAGAATATTACGGAGACGGCATGGAAGCATATCTCACCATTAGCACCCACTTTAGCGCCGCCCACCGCCTAGCGCGTCCGGATTTGAGCTTGGAAGAAAACTACGAAATCTACGGCAAGTGCGCCCGACCCCACGGTCACGGTCACAACTACCACCTGGATGTCACGGTGAAGGGAGAAATGCATCCCCGATTGGGAACCGTCGCCGATTTGGAAAAACTGCAAAATATTGTAGAAGAATATGTGGTGGAACCGTTCGACCACAATTTTCTGAACTACGATATTCCCTATTTTTCCCAAGTGGTGCCCACCGCAGAAAATATTGCGGTTTACATTCGCCAGCTGCTGGAGACCCCCATTCAAGAGCAAACCGACGCCCAACTTTATAAAATTAAGCTATACGAAAGTCCCAATAATTCCTGCGAAGTCTATGCTAGCCAGGCAGAAACCGATGCCGTTCCCTCCCAGCAGCAGGAACCTGCTTTAGCCAGAAACTAGCAATTCCCCACGTAGGCACGGATAGCTAGATGCAACTGCCACCCCAGACCCGTTTCTAGAACCTCCCCAGATGATGGGGAAAAAATGCGGAAATCCTCACCCCCTGGGCGCTTTTCCCTTAGCAAGGAATTCCCAGGGGGTTCTTCATAGAAAGAGCATGGGAAGACTAATACC contains:
- a CDS encoding Rieske (2Fe-2S) protein; this encodes MKRRSFLSYFGLGWLVAFLPSLIAACTPGNQQNQTPATNGDRANNTATAETAENPQESETEAPANGNGFQAVGTLAALDAEGRLAATINETPIIVVRHPDNPEQLFASNATCPHRECEVEWQTEAQQFSCPCHGSEFAFDGAVLEGPAREPLATYETKVEGEEVLVKVS
- a CDS encoding cytochrome P450, with translation MAQKTALPLPPGDLGAPILGKTVSFLRDSEFAKKRHQSYGPIFKTRLFGKPTVFIKGAEANRFVLTNENKYFSVTWPPSTKALLGPLALALQTGGHHQQRRKLLSQAFKPRALDGYIETMEAITQEYLRDWEQQKTLTWYPQLRNYTLDIACKLFVGIDRGSQSQLGNLFETWVQGLFSLPLRLPGTKFYRAWQSRRQLLVELENIIQQRPQQEDWGNDALGLLLQAEDENGDRLSMAELKDQILLLLFAGHETLTSSLASFCSLMAQHPGIFAKARAEQEQFPASEPLTLDKLKQMTYLEQVLQEVLRLIPPVGGGFREVLQECHFHGYRIPQGWNVLYEIDQTHQDLRVYPQPERFDPNRFHGSEKGKQFSYVPFGGGVRECLGKEFARLEMKIFATHLLRNYQWELLDEKALEIVSTPTPRPRDGLRVNFHRLDAS
- a CDS encoding 6-carboxytetrahydropterin synthase — encoded protein: MKCIINRRAQFSASHRYWLPELSEAENRDLFGPVANFPGHGHNYVLYVSMVGELDEYGMVLNLSEVKHVIRQEITEQLDFSHLNDVWPEFQQTLPTTENLARSIWHRLSPHLPLVKIQVYEHPQLWAEYYGDGMEAYLTISTHFSAAHRLARPDLSLEENYEIYGKCARPHGHGHNYHLDVTVKGEMHPRLGTVADLEKLQNIVEEYVVEPFDHNFLNYDIPYFSQVVPTAENIAVYIRQLLETPIQEQTDAQLYKIKLYESPNNSCEVYASQAETDAVPSQQQEPALARN